In a single window of the Salmo trutta chromosome 21, fSalTru1.1, whole genome shotgun sequence genome:
- the LOC115157141 gene encoding interferon regulatory factor 4 isoform X2, translating into MVREMNLEGDCGLSVICGNGKLRQWLIDQIDSCIYPGLVWENEEKSIFRIPWKHAGKQDYNRDEDAALFKAWALFKGKHREGVDKPDPPTWKTRLRCALNKSNDFDELVERSQLDISDPFKVYRIIPEGAKRGIKMAETMSHMRSVNSYPMHSLYPSLQSQVSGGFMIPQERKEWREYSHALDQPQPHQPPHIELQYNQCHYPQPLSRPWHTGPHTDNDFRLHVSLFYRESLVKKVTTSSPEGCRITSSSSSSSPSSPSPEDRLYSGAETVQFPSPYPQSQRRGAEKLPNVLERGVLLWMTLDGLYAKRLCQSRVYWEGPLAPYTDKPNKLEKEQTCKLFDTQQFLTELQGYAHHGRPMPRHQVVLCFGDEYPDPQRQAKMITAQVEPMFARGMLYFSQQSSSHCLSDYELQGHTEISLPAPGVYQRTLQQSSPLAPGDYQRTLQQSSPLAPGDYQRTLQQSSPLAPGDYQRTLQQSSPLAPGDYQRTLQQSSPLAPGDYQRTLQHMQE; encoded by the exons ATGGTTAGAG AGATGAATTTAGAGGGGGACTGCGGCCTGTCAGTGATTTGTGGCAATGGGAAACTTAGACAGTGGCTGATCGATCAGATTGACAGCTGCATCTATCCCGGACTGGTTTGGGAGAATGAAGAGAAAAGCATTTTCAGGATTCCGTGGAAACATGCGGGCAAACAGGATTACAATCGTGACGAGGATGCTGCGCTCTTCAAG GCCTGGGCATTGTTCAAAGGGAAACATAGGGAAGGAGTGGACAAACCAGACCCCCCTACATGGAAGACCAGACTGCGATGTGCTCTGAACAAAAGCAATGACTTTGATGAGCTGGTGGAGCGAAGCCAACTGGACATTTCCGATCCTTTCAAAGTCTACAGAATCATACCGGAGGGAGCTAAGAGAG GGATCAAGATGGCAGAGACAATGTCCCACATGAGATCAGTCAACAGCTACCCTATGCACTCTCTATACCCATCTCTACAGAGCCAG GTGTCTGGCGGATTCATGATTCCTCAGGAGAGGAAGGAGTGGAGGGAGTACAGCCACGCACTGGACCAGCCTCAGCCTCACCAGCCACCCCACATTGAGCTGCAGTACAACCAGTGCCACTACCCACAGCCACTCAGCCGACCCTGGCACACCGGGCCACACACAGATAACG ACTTCCGACTGCACGTATCCCTGTTCTACCGTGAGTCTCTGGTCAAGAAGGTAACCACCTCTAGTCCTGAAGGCTGCCGGATCActtcttcctcctcatcttcctctccgTCCTCCCCCTCCCCCGAGGACAGGCTGTACAGTGGTGCAGAGACGGTGCAGTTCCCCTCCCCTTACCCCCAGTCTCagaggagaggggcagagaaGCTGCCCAACGTCCTGGAGAGGGGCGTGCTCCTGTGGATGACGTTAGATGGGCTCTATGCCAAGCGGCTGTGCCAGAGCCGAGTGTACTGGGAAGGCCCGCTGGCACCCTACACGGACAAACCCAATAAATTGGAGAAAGAACAGACCTGCAAGCTGTTTGACACCCAGCAGTTCCTCACTG aGCTGCAGGGGTATGCCCACCATGGCCGTCCCATGCCCAGGCACCAGGTGGTGCTGTGTTTCGGAGACGAGTACCCAGACCCCCAGCGCCAGGCCAAGATGATCACAGCacag GTGGAGCCCATGTTTGCCAGGGGCATGTTATACTTCAGCCAGCAGAGCAGCAGTCACTGCCTGAGTGACTACGAGCTCCAGGGACACACAGAGATCTCCCTTCCGGCTCCAGGAGTCTACCAGAGGACCCTTCAACAGAGCTCCCCTCTAGCTCCAGGAGACTACCAGAGGACCCTTCAACAGAGCTCCCCTCTAGCTCCAGGAGACTACCAGAGGACCCTTCAACAGAGCTCCCCTCTAGCTCCAGGAGACTACCAGAGGACCCTGCAACAGAGCTCCCCTCTAGCTCCAGGAGACTACCAGAGGACCCTGCAACAGAGCTCCCCTTTAGCTCCAGGAGACTACCAGAGGACCCTGCAACACATGCAGGAGTAA
- the LOC115157141 gene encoding interferon regulatory factor 4 isoform X1 yields MVREMNLEGDCGLSVICGNGKLRQWLIDQIDSCIYPGLVWENEEKSIFRIPWKHAGKQDYNRDEDAALFKAWALFKGKHREGVDKPDPPTWKTRLRCALNKSNDFDELVERSQLDISDPFKVYRIIPEGAKRGIKMAETMSHMRSVNSYPMHSLYPSLQSQVSGGFMIPQERKEWREYSHALDQPQPHQPPHIELQYNQCHYPQPLSRPWHTGPHTDNGYQFTGSFCSYSSSESHPTAFKMDHNMSTLSDFRLHVSLFYRESLVKKVTTSSPEGCRITSSSSSSSPSSPSPEDRLYSGAETVQFPSPYPQSQRRGAEKLPNVLERGVLLWMTLDGLYAKRLCQSRVYWEGPLAPYTDKPNKLEKEQTCKLFDTQQFLTELQGYAHHGRPMPRHQVVLCFGDEYPDPQRQAKMITAQVEPMFARGMLYFSQQSSSHCLSDYELQGHTEISLPAPGVYQRTLQQSSPLAPGDYQRTLQQSSPLAPGDYQRTLQQSSPLAPGDYQRTLQQSSPLAPGDYQRTLQQSSPLAPGDYQRTLQHMQE; encoded by the exons ATGGTTAGAG AGATGAATTTAGAGGGGGACTGCGGCCTGTCAGTGATTTGTGGCAATGGGAAACTTAGACAGTGGCTGATCGATCAGATTGACAGCTGCATCTATCCCGGACTGGTTTGGGAGAATGAAGAGAAAAGCATTTTCAGGATTCCGTGGAAACATGCGGGCAAACAGGATTACAATCGTGACGAGGATGCTGCGCTCTTCAAG GCCTGGGCATTGTTCAAAGGGAAACATAGGGAAGGAGTGGACAAACCAGACCCCCCTACATGGAAGACCAGACTGCGATGTGCTCTGAACAAAAGCAATGACTTTGATGAGCTGGTGGAGCGAAGCCAACTGGACATTTCCGATCCTTTCAAAGTCTACAGAATCATACCGGAGGGAGCTAAGAGAG GGATCAAGATGGCAGAGACAATGTCCCACATGAGATCAGTCAACAGCTACCCTATGCACTCTCTATACCCATCTCTACAGAGCCAG GTGTCTGGCGGATTCATGATTCCTCAGGAGAGGAAGGAGTGGAGGGAGTACAGCCACGCACTGGACCAGCCTCAGCCTCACCAGCCACCCCACATTGAGCTGCAGTACAACCAGTGCCACTACCCACAGCCACTCAGCCGACCCTGGCACACCGGGCCACACACAGATAACG GTTATCAGTTCACTGGCTCCTTCTGTTCCTACTCTTCCTCAGAGTCTCACCCCACAGCATTTAAAATGGACCACAACATGTCTACCCTTTCTG ACTTCCGACTGCACGTATCCCTGTTCTACCGTGAGTCTCTGGTCAAGAAGGTAACCACCTCTAGTCCTGAAGGCTGCCGGATCActtcttcctcctcatcttcctctccgTCCTCCCCCTCCCCCGAGGACAGGCTGTACAGTGGTGCAGAGACGGTGCAGTTCCCCTCCCCTTACCCCCAGTCTCagaggagaggggcagagaaGCTGCCCAACGTCCTGGAGAGGGGCGTGCTCCTGTGGATGACGTTAGATGGGCTCTATGCCAAGCGGCTGTGCCAGAGCCGAGTGTACTGGGAAGGCCCGCTGGCACCCTACACGGACAAACCCAATAAATTGGAGAAAGAACAGACCTGCAAGCTGTTTGACACCCAGCAGTTCCTCACTG aGCTGCAGGGGTATGCCCACCATGGCCGTCCCATGCCCAGGCACCAGGTGGTGCTGTGTTTCGGAGACGAGTACCCAGACCCCCAGCGCCAGGCCAAGATGATCACAGCacag GTGGAGCCCATGTTTGCCAGGGGCATGTTATACTTCAGCCAGCAGAGCAGCAGTCACTGCCTGAGTGACTACGAGCTCCAGGGACACACAGAGATCTCCCTTCCGGCTCCAGGAGTCTACCAGAGGACCCTTCAACAGAGCTCCCCTCTAGCTCCAGGAGACTACCAGAGGACCCTTCAACAGAGCTCCCCTCTAGCTCCAGGAGACTACCAGAGGACCCTTCAACAGAGCTCCCCTCTAGCTCCAGGAGACTACCAGAGGACCCTGCAACAGAGCTCCCCTCTAGCTCCAGGAGACTACCAGAGGACCCTGCAACAGAGCTCCCCTTTAGCTCCAGGAGACTACCAGAGGACCCTGCAACACATGCAGGAGTAA